A window of Phragmites australis chromosome 15, lpPhrAust1.1, whole genome shotgun sequence genomic DNA:
TTAAACATACAGGAACTGACATAATGGCAAGGAAATCAATGAGATGATGTTTTAAGTGGCAATTCTGCGAAGCCAATCTTTAGAGTGGCAAATCTACGAAACCCACTCTTTAGAGTAGCAAAAATCCAAATTTCTCGCTGAAACACAGTTACTAGTTCAACTAAATAGAATTGTCTTTTCCAATCTAGAAGTCTTCCCCTAATTCATACAAGAAATGAAACATATTATCAAGCATCATCACTAGGAAGCTGCAACTGAATTGCCGATTTAGAGAGCTGTACCGTGTTCTGGCCGAGCGGTGCACGGAGCGCGAGCTGGTCGAAGGTGAGGCACTCGCCACCAGCATTGATGATCCTGGCCCTCGCCGTCTCGGTGAACCTGAGCGCGCACACCTTCATCGCCGGCACCTCATTGATCCTCTTGTCGTCGGTCACAGAGCCCACGATCACAGCAATCTGGTCCCCCTATACTCCCGCAAGCCCAAAATGAGTAACGAACCCTCACATCAAGCATCCCCACCAAAATGGCAGGACAAGTTAGAAGTTACCTTCCCCTCCATGAACTTGACGAGGCGGCGCATGGAGAGCGGCGGGCGGTTGGTCTTGCTCATGAACAGCCGCTTCAGGACCACGGCGTTGAAGTTGCTCTTGGTCCTCCGCACTAGAAAGCGGTAGAGCTGAGTACAACAATTGAACGAAATCTGAGTCCCCGAGCACCAAACCCAAATGGCGAGGCTGCGAGAGAACCAGGTTCGGAAAGGACTGACCTTGACGAGGAGCTTGAGGTAGACATCGTCGGACTTGGGCGCCGTGCGCTTTGTCTTCTTGTTGCggccgccggcgacgaggtcgaTACCCTGCGCAGGATGGGATGGAGTCGTCGTGTCAGTTAGGCACAACGTTCTGAATACGaagacgaggatgaggaggacgagATTACCATGGCtgtgcagcggcggcggcggcggcggcggtaaggatggaggcggcggagggacGGGTCCTAGGGTTTTGGGGCGCCATGTGGGCGTAAGAATTAAGTACGGGGTGGATGGGCTGGGCCCATTTTCTCTTGCGAGGGAGTCAGCCCATATTAGCGTTGCCTGAGCCGAGCCCAAATTAACAGCTAATCACATGAAAATGAGCATGTTTACATTCGTATTGCACGGACCAAATCTTGTTCGGCTCAAGCGCAAATC
This region includes:
- the LOC133892830 gene encoding large ribosomal subunit protein eL18x-like; translated protein: MGIDLVAGGRNKKTKRTAPKSDDVYLKLLVKLYRFLVRRTKSNFNAVVLKRLFMSKTNRPPLSMRRLVKFMEGKGDQIAVIVGSVTDDKRINEVPAMKVCALRFTETARARIINAGGECLTFDQLALRAPLGQNTILLRGPKNAREAVKHFGPAPGVPHSHTKPYVRSKGRKFEKARGRRNSRGFKV